In Macadamia integrifolia cultivar HAES 741 chromosome 12, SCU_Mint_v3, whole genome shotgun sequence, the following are encoded in one genomic region:
- the LOC122057121 gene encoding pleckstrin homology domain-containing protein 1-like — protein MATSLWQAVTGAGPIAEEYAGVEFWSNPERTGWLTKQGEYIKTWRRRWFVLKQGKLFWFKDSYVTRASKPRGVIPVGNCLTVKGAEDVLNKQFAFELSTSRETMYFIADSDKEKEEWINSIGRSIVQHSRSVTDNEVVDYDSKQ, from the coding sequence ATGGCGACGAGCCTTTGGCAAGCCGTGACTGGTGCAGGTCCGATAGCGGAAGAATACGCTGGAGTGGAGTTCTGGTCGAATCCGGAACGCACAGGTTGGCTGACGAAGCAAGGAGAGTATATAAAGACATGGCGTCGCCGCTGGTTTGTGCTGAAACAAGGGAAGCTCTTCTGGTTCAAAGATTCATACGTGACTCGTGCTTCTAAGCCTCGAGGAGTTATTCCTGTTGGTAATTGCCTTACCGTCAAAGGTGCTGAAGATGTCCTTAATAAGCAGTTCGCTTTTGAGCTTTCCACCAGCCGAGAGACTATGTACTTTATTGCTGATTCTGATAAGGAGAAAGAGGAGTGGATCAACTCTATCGGTCGTTCCATCGTTCAACACTCGAGATCTGTTACCGATAATGAAGTCGTCGATTACGATAGCAAGCAATGA